A stretch of Castanea sativa cultivar Marrone di Chiusa Pesio chromosome 2, ASM4071231v1 DNA encodes these proteins:
- the LOC142623337 gene encoding xyloglucan endotransglucosylase/hydrolase 2-like, which produces MAFSSNGFSMFVLVCLVVISSLSVASCAGNFYQDFDITWGGNRAKIFKAGQLLSLSLDTVSGSGFQSKKEYLFGRIDMQLKLVAGNSAGTVTAYYLSSQGPTHDEIDFEFLGNLSGDPYILHTNVFTQGKGNREQQFYLWFDPTRNFHTYSIIWKPQHIIFLVDNTPIRVFKNAESIGVPFPKSQPMKIYSSLWNADDWATRGGLVKTDWSKAPFTAYYRNFKVTASTSTSAFSDSTWQNNELDAPGRRRLRWVQKYFMIYNYCSDLKRFPGGLPPECKRSRFL; this is translated from the exons atgGCCTTTTCTTCTAATGGGTTCTCTATGTTTGTATTGGTTTGTCTAGTGGTAATTAGCTCTTTATCAGTTGCCTCTTGTGCTGGTAACTTCTACCAAGACTTTGACATAACATGGGGTGGTAACCGTGCCAAGATATTCAAAGCAGGACAGCTTTTGTCTCTGTCTCTAGACACAGTTTCTGGTTCTGGCTTCCAGTCCAAGAAAGAATACCTATTTGGGAGGATTGATATGCAGCTCAAACTTGTTGCTGGCAACTCTGCTGGCACTGTAACTGCCTACTAT TTGTCTTCTCAGGGGCCAACTCATGATGAAATTGACTTCGAGTTCTTGGGAAACCTTAGTGGTGACCCTTATATACTACACACCAATGTGTTCACTCAGGGCAAGGGTAACAGGGAGCAACAGTTCTATCTATGGTTCGATCCCACAAGAAATTTTCACACTTATTCCATCATCTGGAAACCCCAACACATAAT TTTCTTGGTTGATAACACTCCCATAAGAGTATTCAAGAATGCTGAATCGATTGGTGTTCCCTTCCCTAAGAGCCAACCTATGAAGATTTACTCTAGCCTATGGAACGCTGACGATTGGGCAACAAGAGGAGGATTGGTGAAAACTGATTGGTCTAAGGCACCCTTTACAGCTTACTACCGGAACTTCAAAGTTACGGCTTCCACTTCTACTAGTGCTTTCTCCGATTCTACATGGCAGAACAATGAGCTTGATGCCCCTGGCCGAAGAAGACTGAGATGGGTTCAGAAATACTTCATGATTTACAACTACTGCAGTGATTTAAAACGCTTCCCAGGAGGTCTTCCACCTGAGTGCAAACGGTCAAGATTTCTCTAA